Below is a genomic region from Paraburkholderia phenazinium.
GGGGGCCGTGGGTGTCAGCGGTGCGTCGCCGGCGCAGGACGGCCAGACAGCCTTGAAAGCGGCCGCTTCGCTGCAATAGCGAATCAGGCGGTCGACCGCAACGATGTTGCATGGAACAGGAGCAATCGCCAAAGCGATAGATAGCTCCTGCCGACAACGGAGACACATATGCTGAAAAAATGGAGCCGGCTCGATCTACGCCCGGCCGCGCCACCTTGCGGCTGCGGACTCTCGCATCCGCATACCCACACACAGCATCACGCACTGCCCGCGCACGGCGCTGGGCGCCGCGGTTTTCTCGGCGCCGCCGCTGCGCTTGGGATGGGGCTCGCGATCGGTGGCGATGTGTGGGCGCAGCAGACCAGGCCAGCGGCGCGGATCGTGGACGTGCATCATCACTACACATCGCCCGCACTGCTTGCGATGATGCTCGGACGCCGCACCAATCAGGTCTTCAATCAGTCGTGGACGGTTCAGAAGTCGCTTGACGCGATGGACGCGGGCGGCATTGCGACCGCTGTGGTATCGACCAGCGATCCGGGTATCTTCTTCGGCGACTATGATCAGGCGAAGGCCCTCGCTCGCGATTGCAACGAGTTTCAGGCCCGCATGGTCGCCGATTACAAGGGGCGTTTCGGCATGTTCACGACGTTGCCGCTGCCCGACATCGACAGCACGCTTGCCGAGATCGCGTATGGCCTCGACACGCTGAAGGCGCAAGGCGTCGGCATGATGACGAGCTACGGTACGAAGTATCTCGGCGACCCGGCATTTGCGCCGGTGATGGAAGAGCTCGAGCGCCGCAGGGCCACGGTCTTCGTTCATCCGCTGCAGCCGGCATGCTGCACGAATGTCGTGCCTAAAGTGCCTGACATCGTGGTCGAATACGGTACCGAGACCTCGCGCACCATCGCCAGTCTGCTGATGAATCACACTACGATTCGCTATCCTAACATCCGCTTTATATTTTCTCATGGCGGTGGCGATGTGCCGTTTCTAACTTTCCGTTTCGCTCGCATGGTGTCGGGAGATCCGGATCTGATGAAGGCCGAACCGGGCGGTGGCATAGCGCTGATCCAGAAGCTGTACTTCGACACCGCACAGGCCTGGAACCAGTATTCGCTGCCGTCGCTGACGGCGCTGATGCCGCCCGAAAGGATCCTGTTCGGCTCGGATTTCCCCGCCGCATCGCCGCTGGACACCGCCAATGGGCTGCGAGCTTCCGGGATGAGTGCCGCAGCGCTCGCGAAGATCGAATGGCAGAACGCGCACGCGATTTTGCCGAATCTCGTCGTATAAGCGGACGGAAAAGAGCGGTGGCGCGTCGGCGGCCATAGCGCGCCGCGTTCCGCTGCTTTCCCGCCAACCCGCGCCAACCCCCGCCCAGCAAGGGCCACGGCCTCCCCGAGGCCCGCATCTACCGCCTGTCTCCCCCACCTGGTTCGCCGGCACTCCCCCATTCAGGGGGTACATCCCGTGTCCCGGCACTTGCATGATTCTCCCAACGCATTAGCACAGCAGGCCAAAAAAACAAATAGATCAATAGTCGCCTGCAATCCATTTGGGGACTCAAGGAGAGACACATGCAGGACGAAATCAAGACGCCAGACTCCACGGCCTACGCGTATCCGTTGCTGATTAAACAGCTTTTACTCACACCATTTGTTCAGTCGCAGGACGAGGAGATCGTCTACCGGGATCAGTTCCGGATGACCTATTCAACGTTGCGCGAGCGCATCGCCCGGCTGGCCAACGGTCTGAGCGAGCTTGGCGTGCAGCACGGCAGCACCGTCGGCGTAATGGATTGGGATAGTCACCGCTACCTCGAATGCTATTTCGCTGTCCCGATGATGGGCGCGGTTTTGCAGACCGTGAACGTGCGTCTGTCTCCAGCGGAGATTGCCTACACGATCAATCACGCCGGTGCTGACGTCCTGCTGGTTCACACGGATTTTCTGCCTGTCGTCGAATCGATCAAGGACCAGCTGGAAACAGTGCGCACCTTTATCTGGATCGATGAGCCGGGCAGCGAAGCGTCTGCCCACAGCATTTCCTTTTCAGCTGAATACGAGGCGATGCTGGCGGCGCATAGCACGAGCTACACGTTCCCGGACTTCGACGAAAACACACGCGCAACGACGTTTTACACCACAGGTACGACCGGTCTTCCCAAGGGCGTCTACTTTACCCATCGGCAACTGGTTCTGCACACCCTCACGCTGATGGCGGCACTGGCGAGCCCTGTCTCGGGGCAGCGCTTCCATCGTGGCGACGTGTACATGCCGCTTACCCCGATGTTTCACGTCCACGCATGGGGCATGCCGTACATCGCCACAGTGCTGGGGGTAAAGCAGGTTTATCCCGGCCGCTATTTGCCGGACCGGCTCGCGCGACTCGTGCGTGAAGAGAACGTCACGTTCTCGCATTGCGTCGGCACGATCTTGCACATGCTGCTCTCGTGCGAGGAGGGCAAGGCGACGGACATGAGCCGGTGGAAGATCATCATCGGCGGTGGCGCTTTGCCGCAAGGCCTTGCCAAGGCGGCGCTGGATCGCGGAATTGACGTGTTCGTTGGATACGGGATGTCTGAAACGTGCCCGGTGCTCAGTCTGGCGCAACTTCCTCCCGGCGCCGAAAACCTCGACGAGGACGAGCAACTGCGCCTGCGCTGCAAGACCGGCCGGCCAGTGCCGCTCGTCGACCTGCGCGTCGTCGACGAGAACATGGACGAACTCGCGCACGACGGTGTAGCCACTGGCGAGATCGTTGCGCGGGCACCGTGGCTCACGCAGGGCTATCTGAACAATCCGGAGGCTTCGGCGCAGCTTTGGGCTGGCGGCTATCTGCATACCCAGGATATTGCCAATGTCGATTCGACCGGCAACGTACAGATCACCGACCGTCTCAAGGACGTGATCAAGTCGGGCGGCGAGTGGGTGTCGTCGCTGGAGATAGAAAACCTGATCTCGCGATATGACGGTGTGTCGGAAGTGGCGGTGATCGGCATCAAGGACGACAAGTGGGGCGAGCGGCCAGTAGCTCTGGTCGTGCTCAAGGAAGGCGCAGCCGTCACGGAAGACGACATCAAGCAGCACGTCCTGTCGTTTAGCACATCCGGAAAGATATCGAAATATGCGGTGCCTCAGGTCGTGAAGTTTGTCGATGCGCTGGCAAAGACGAGCGTCGGCAAGACCAACAAGAAGTGGCTGCGCGAGCAGTTCGCCTGATAGGCAAGCAAATTTCAAGGAGTGCAAAAGATGAGTCTGGAAAATTACAGCGTTGCCAATATCAACGAGTTCGTGGGCCTCGAGTTAGGCGTGTCGAACTGGGTGGTCGTCGATCAGGCGCGTATCAACGCGTTCGCCGAGTGTACGGGCGACAGGCAGTGGATCCACGTAGACGAGGAACGTGCGAAGCGCGAGAGCCCGTTCGGCGGCACGATCGCACACGGCTATCTGACCTTGTCGTTGCTTGGGGGCTTCGCGATCGAAATCGGTGTCGTTCCGAAGGACGCTTCCGCGGGCCTTAACTACGGTCTCGACAAGGTGCGTTTCATGACCCCAGTGAAGGCCGGTGCGCGTGTGCGCAGTCGCGTGACGCTCGTGTCGGCGGAGAGCAAGGGCGGCGGCCGCATCCTCATCAAGACAATGAACGAACTGCAGATCGACGGCGAAGACAAGCCGGCCCTGATTGCAGAAACCCTCGCGATGCTGATCGCGTGACCCACGACGTTCGGCGAGGCGCAAGCGCTTCCTGAAGGAGCAGCAAAATGGCGAAAACCACTGAAAGCCCGCAGAAAAACGCGAAGCAAAGCCCGCAAAACGAGACGGCCGATGAACTCGCGGCGTCAGCTGCGGAGGGCATGCTGGGTCCCAATCCCTTTGTCGGTTTGCGGGCGTGCGATATCGTCGCCACCGCGCAGAAAATCGGCACTCAGGCGTTGCGGCAACCCGCGTTGGTCATGGAGCAGGAGGC
It encodes:
- a CDS encoding amidohydrolase family protein — encoded protein: MLKKWSRLDLRPAAPPCGCGLSHPHTHTQHHALPAHGAGRRGFLGAAAALGMGLAIGGDVWAQQTRPAARIVDVHHHYTSPALLAMMLGRRTNQVFNQSWTVQKSLDAMDAGGIATAVVSTSDPGIFFGDYDQAKALARDCNEFQARMVADYKGRFGMFTTLPLPDIDSTLAEIAYGLDTLKAQGVGMMTSYGTKYLGDPAFAPVMEELERRRATVFVHPLQPACCTNVVPKVPDIVVEYGTETSRTIASLLMNHTTIRYPNIRFIFSHGGGDVPFLTFRFARMVSGDPDLMKAEPGGGIALIQKLYFDTAQAWNQYSLPSLTALMPPERILFGSDFPAASPLDTANGLRASGMSAAALAKIEWQNAHAILPNLVV
- a CDS encoding fatty acid--CoA ligase — encoded protein: MQDEIKTPDSTAYAYPLLIKQLLLTPFVQSQDEEIVYRDQFRMTYSTLRERIARLANGLSELGVQHGSTVGVMDWDSHRYLECYFAVPMMGAVLQTVNVRLSPAEIAYTINHAGADVLLVHTDFLPVVESIKDQLETVRTFIWIDEPGSEASAHSISFSAEYEAMLAAHSTSYTFPDFDENTRATTFYTTGTTGLPKGVYFTHRQLVLHTLTLMAALASPVSGQRFHRGDVYMPLTPMFHVHAWGMPYIATVLGVKQVYPGRYLPDRLARLVREENVTFSHCVGTILHMLLSCEEGKATDMSRWKIIIGGGALPQGLAKAALDRGIDVFVGYGMSETCPVLSLAQLPPGAENLDEDEQLRLRCKTGRPVPLVDLRVVDENMDELAHDGVATGEIVARAPWLTQGYLNNPEASAQLWAGGYLHTQDIANVDSTGNVQITDRLKDVIKSGGEWVSSLEIENLISRYDGVSEVAVIGIKDDKWGERPVALVVLKEGAAVTEDDIKQHVLSFSTSGKISKYAVPQVVKFVDALAKTSVGKTNKKWLREQFA
- a CDS encoding MaoC family dehydratase, with amino-acid sequence MSLENYSVANINEFVGLELGVSNWVVVDQARINAFAECTGDRQWIHVDEERAKRESPFGGTIAHGYLTLSLLGGFAIEIGVVPKDASAGLNYGLDKVRFMTPVKAGARVRSRVTLVSAESKGGGRILIKTMNELQIDGEDKPALIAETLAMLIA